ATACACATATAAATCATGATCAATCAACGCCAAATTCGCCGCCGGCGTCGAACGCGGCGGATCCAGTATCGCCACCCCGACATACGGCGTCGTCTCATACATCCACGTCAAATTACGCGCCGCCTCTGATGAACCCTGATTGTTCGAATAATTGCCAATATCCCAATCCACAAAAATCGCCGCATATAAATCACTCAACGTCGACGAACCCTCGTTGATCATCGAAAACTTCATAATCACAAAATCATTCGCCGTCGCATCATCCCAACACCACGATTCTTGAGTACATACTAATCCTTTTGATGTAGGATGGCCTGAGTCATCATAACGTGCCGTCGCATACTCATCGAAGTTGTTCGGACCGGGCTCGTACATTCTGACTTTACCCTCGGGATTGGTCGTAGTCTCCCAGTCAGTGTCGTCCTGCTGGTTCACCTCATAATAGCGGTCCACCACATAATTGGCGTCCGTACCTGCGGCGAACGATGCATAGTAAAGATGATTGGAACCGGTTATCGGATACCAGAAACCACTGCCCTGGGTGCCGGCGCTGGACATAAAGCCGATTGCACCGTAGCGGGTCACGGTCAGCTTGACATTGCCGCAGTCATGTGTGGCATAGTCCTGACCAGGGGTACCGACGACAAGGTTGAAGTTCAAGGTATCGATATATCCTCCGGAAGCGGAAACCTCGAGTTGAAAGTCCACGGAAGTTCCGACCGGTGTGGAGGGAGAAGCGGTAATTGTGAATCGATCGGTCAAATTTTCAGCTGAATCACCCGGTGCGATATCTCCCCAGTAACCACTGCCGTCATCAACTGTAATATAGGAAGAATTCTCCATCAGACTTCCTGTTACATATATCGCACTATCGGTTCCGACATTCCTCAGCAGCGCCGTCAAATCAACTGTTTCACCGGGATCCAGCACACCGTTGTTGTTTCCTGAAGAATCATATACCGTGGTATTGACAATCGTCAGATAAGGACCTGTAACAGTGAAATCAAGCACTACATCATCGGCAAAGACCTTTGCCGTCTCTGTAGCACCTCAGCAGTGATAGGTTGAATCAAAAAGTGAAATTTTGATCTTGGCGACCTGTGTCGGATTTACACCCGGTAAATTAGTCAATTCATCATCGATGTTGAATGAATAGTCATGCCATAGGGAATCGGCGGTCGTGATAACGTGCATGGTTGAAGAATTGGACCAGGGGCATTGAGTGCTTTTATAACAGATACGCGTCTCACCCAATTGACTTCCCGAAGAATTGAGGTAAGAAATCCTTAAGGCAGCCCCGCACCAGGCACTCGTATGATTGTCGTATGCATAAAGCTTCGCTTTACAGGAAAAATCAATATCTGTTGCGGGAATATCAACGACCTGATATAATACCGCATAACCGCTGCCCGTACCAGTATAGACACGCGCTTCATAATCCGGATCAGGATCATAGTTAGTAGCACGATCGATTGCATAACTTGTACTTGTATGATCCTGAATCCAACCCTCGGTCAACGGCTGTTCAAAATCGGCATTAGTTAGCAGATTATATGCAAACACCGTTGCCGCCAAACATAATAAAGTGATAATAATTTTTTTCATAACCTCTCCTTTACCAGGTTATAGATTTATGCCACTCACCTTTTGACTATCTTACCAGTGGCATTTAAATACCCACTCTGTAATTTATAAAAATATACTCCGGAATTAACCGGTATACCCCTCTTATCCCGGCAATTCCATAGTATCCTTTCAGAGATCTGACCGGCTTTTCCATTAAGAGTTTGTACACACCGGCCGGTTACATCAAAAATATTTATCCGGTAATCACTCCCCGTCGGAATATCGAATGAAAAATTGACTATATCTTTACAGGGATTGGGTTCAACCATAATCTCTGCTGATACCCCATAATCATCTTCTTCCTCAAAAATACCAAGCTCGGCAACCTTAACCAAACCTCCCTGCCATATTTCAAAGGTCGAATCAGCCTGCATCACAGTATCCTGAATCCAGGTGACGATGCTGCATCTCTCATCATTCCAGTCCGGAGAAATTGTAAATGACTGACTCACCACAGTAGAATCACCCGGAGCGACTGAAACAGGAACGCCGTTATGATCAGGCAGGTAATCTCTTGGAACGTGATTATGCCAGTTCACGCCATTGGGAGCTTCATAATAAAGACTGTCTTCCGTGATAACGATAAGTGCAATACCGTTTAAGGCAGCTGTTGAATCATTTCGGAACTGCACATAGACCGTTCCTGAACCGGTGGAAGAGTTATAATCACCCCAGATCTTCAAAGTCACCGGCGACGGTTGCGCCATCCGCGAAACGATGATCGACTCCCAGAGGGTATAATCATAACCTCCGTGCGGATCACCGTCATACCATAACCACGGTGGTATATATAATCCTGAAAACGGGGGTAAATAGAAATGGATTCGTTGAAAGGCTTCATCCAGATAAAAGGTATCGGTTTGACTGAAGTGCACGTCGACCGCCGCGACTCTACCGGGGTAATTTGCAGCAATCTGTGCCAGCGTACCACTGGCAATGCCGCAAGAGGCTCAATCCTCCTCATTGATCATTTCACATACAACAACTCGCTCCGCTCCAAAAACAACACCAACAAATATAAGGGCGAAAAGTACACTTATAAAACTGCGCATATCACACTCCTATCTCCTAATAATATATATAATTCTTTGTTTGTCAAGCGATTTTTCAATATCCGGCATGCCGAAATCACCCTTGACAAACCAGATATTTTTATTATAATATTGTAAACAAAAGTTTACAAAGGGGAAAAGATGACAACCAGAGAAAAGATATTGCAGCTGATTCAGGACTTCATCGATGAACACGGGTATGCTCCGTCGATCCGTGAGATCACCCGCAGTATAGGATTTAAAAGCACCAAGGCGGTCAAGGTCCATCTCGATATTCTAACTGAACAGGGTTTGATTGAACGAAAAAGCGGCCAGGCACGCAGTATCCGTATCAAACCGCGTACCATACCGATCATAGGCAGGGTGACTGCCGGAATACCGGAACTTGCCTTTGAAGAAGTTCTGGACACCTTTGATCCGTCTTTATGGCGGGGTTGTTTTATTCTGAAGGTGAAAGGTGACAGTATGAACGACGCCCGTATCCATGACGGTGATATGGTGGTCGTCAAACCGACAAAAGAGGTCGTCAATAACGACATCATCGTTGCGAACTTAGCGGGTGAGACAACCGTTAAAAGACTCAAAAGAACCGGCGATTCATTCGTTCTCAAACCAGAAAACAGGGCATATCCGATAATTGAAGAACCGTTTGAAATAATCGGCAAGGTCATCGCCGTCTTCCGAAAAGTCGAATAAAGGATTATGTATCTCTGCGCTGATTTAGATGCGTTCTTCGTTTCTGTAGAACAGGCATTAGATCCATCACTGAAAGGCAAACCCGTTGTCGTCGGAGGTCCGGTCATGCAGCGCGGGGTCGTCGCATCCGCATCCTACGAAGCACGGAAATTCGGTATCTGTTCAGGAATGCCCACTGCCCGGGCATATAAACTATGTCCCCATGCGGTTTTCCTAAAGGGCAATTTTGAATACTATGAAGAGTATTCAAAAAGATTCCATAAGATACTTACCGGATTTTCTCCACATGTCAGAATGGCATCAATAGATGAGGCGTATGTCGATATAAAAGGGACCCGAAGACTGTTCGGTTCTCCGCTTGACTTAGCCGTCAGGATAAAAAAAATGGTGAATAAAGAGTTGAACATACCCCTTACAATCGGTATCGGCCGTACCAAGGTATTTTCCAAGATCGTATGCGAATATTCAAAACCCGACGGCCTTATGCTTCTACAGGAGAAAGATGAAATAAAATTCCTCTCGGGTTTGAAGGTCGGTTTCCTGCCGGGGATCGGGCCAAAGCACAAAGAGATTCTGAACAAGTTGAATATCCACACCATCGGTGATCTTTTGAAAACCCCTGAATCCATATTAAGCAGCGCACTCGGTAGTTACTCAAAACTAATAAAATTTTTTGTGCGGGGCGGAGATTTCAACGGCTGCGACGGAATGAAATCCGTAAGTCGTGAAACAACCCTTCCTCAGGATACCGCTGATCCAAATCTGATCTATGCCCTGTTTCTATATCTTATTGAACGGGGATGTACTGCTTTACGCCGAAAAAGAGCACTCGCCCGCACCCTGACAGTAAAGGTCAGATTCTCTGATTTCAGAACAGTATCAAAGAGAACCACCATACCCATGAGCAATGCCCCTCAGATAGTATTCGAAAACGGCGTACGAATCCTGGAACGGCTGTTCGTCCCGACAAGAAAAATAAGGCTTATAGGTATCGCCCTCTCAAACCTGTTCTATGGCAATCTCCAACCGACGCTCTTTATGGAAAAACAGAATGAGCTCAGTCGGTTGAATTATGCAGTAGACCGATTAAGAGACCGATTCGGTTTCAATATCATCCATCCGGCGAATAGATTCTTCTTAAAAAAGTGAATTCTATTCGAGAATTATCACCTTTTTGAATTCACTCTTTTGATCAGTGCGCAATTCAAGAAAGTAAACTCCATCTGCAACCTTCCGATTATTAATATCCTTTAAATTCCATACGAGTTTATCCGGGAATCTCTTTTCGGTCAATTTCTGCACAACTCTACCTGCTGCATCATATATCGTGATCAAAACCCTCTCACCCCTCACCTCAGGTGCACCATAGAGGGTCAGATTGCCGTACCCAGGATTTGGATATACACGAAACAGTCCTTTCACCTGTTGTTCTTTACTGTACTCCTGGACTGACAAAATTCCGAACCAATCAAGGATCTCTGCAAGGAATTCAGTACGTGACATATGATTCGGCCGTTTCTGGACGGCTTCAACTTCGGATCAGGATAAGGAATCTCGGTCTTCACCTTCACCCGGTAGATTGAATCAATCAAACCGATTGTAAAATCACCACTTACAGAATCGGTTTCCGTGCTGTCGAAATATACGGCTCCGCTGTCATCGATGGCACTCTTGACCTTTGATATTGTTTGGTTATCATTATGAAATCCGTAGAATATTATGAATACTTATTTCGGCGAAATAGCGGCTCTGGGGACTGCATTCTGCTGGTCATTCGGTTCGGTCTTCTTTACAATCTCTTCGAGGGCGATCGGGCACAATACCGTCAATCGTCTGCGCCTCTTACTCGGTTTCATTCTCCTCTCACTCACCCACTACTTTATCACCGGATATCTCTTCCCCCATAACGTGACGGCAACTCACTGGGTATGGTTCGGAGCATCAGGTGTCATCGGCTTCGTCATCGGTGACACGTTACTGTTACGTTCTTTTGTCCCTATCGGACCGCGGTTGAGTATGCTTATGATGTCGCTCGTTCCGGTCTTCAGCACGTTAATCGCCTGGCTGTTTCTGAAAGAGATACTGC
The sequence above is drawn from the candidate division WOR-3 bacterium genome and encodes:
- a CDS encoding T9SS type A sorting domain-containing protein, with product MHFSQTDTFYLDEAFQRIHFYLPPFSGLYIPPWLWYDGDPHGGYDYTLWESIIVSRMAQPSPVTLKIWGDYNSSTGSGTVYVQFRNDSTAALNGIALIVITEDSLYYEAPNGVNWHNHVPRDYLPDHNGVPVSVAPGDSTVVSQSFTISPDWNDERCSIVTWIQDTVMQADSTFEIWQGGLVKVAELGIFEEEDDYGVSAEIMVEPNPCKDIVNFSFDIPTGSDYRINIFDVTGRCVQTLNGKAGQISERILWNCRDKRGIPVNSGVYFYKLQSGYLNATGKIVKR
- the lexA gene encoding repressor LexA, encoding MTTREKILQLIQDFIDEHGYAPSIREITRSIGFKSTKAVKVHLDILTEQGLIERKSGQARSIRIKPRTIPIIGRVTAGIPELAFEEVLDTFDPSLWRGCFILKVKGDSMNDARIHDGDMVVVKPTKEVVNNDIIVANLAGETTVKRLKRTGDSFVLKPENRAYPIIEEPFEIIGKVIAVFRKVE
- a CDS encoding DNA polymerase IV, with translation MYLCADLDAFFVSVEQALDPSLKGKPVVVGGPVMQRGVVASASYEARKFGICSGMPTARAYKLCPHAVFLKGNFEYYEEYSKRFHKILTGFSPHVRMASIDEAYVDIKGTRRLFGSPLDLAVRIKKMVNKELNIPLTIGIGRTKVFSKIVCEYSKPDGLMLLQEKDEIKFLSGLKVGFLPGIGPKHKEILNKLNIHTIGDLLKTPESILSSALGSYSKLIKFFVRGGDFNGCDGMKSVSRETTLPQDTADPNLIYALFLYLIERGCTALRRKRALARTLTVKVRFSDFRTVSKRTTIPMSNAPQIVFENGVRILERLFVPTRKIRLIGIALSNLFYGNLQPTLFMEKQNELSRLNYAVDRLRDRFGFNIIHPANRFFLKK
- a CDS encoding T9SS type A sorting domain-containing protein, whose amino-acid sequence is MSRTEFLAEILDWFGILSVQEYSKEQQVKGLFRVYPNPGYGNLTLYGAPEVRGERVLITIYDAAGRVVQKLTEKRFPDKLVWNLKDINNRKVADGVYFLELRTDQKSEFKKVIILE